From a region of the uncultured Desulfatiglans sp. genome:
- a CDS encoding hypothetical protein (Evidence 5 : Unknown function), whose protein sequence is MVFLLPSSFHPERVFWVHLGVNLPVRLCGDQQAASAQTHDFLHIGPRPAAKRWDRACEACKEKSSFQDGNRVAAGNHFRMDTTEKTPRLDARPTKLSNRKKPGEKSPLPPAGPITRPSRIGSSDPLYSTRS, encoded by the coding sequence TTGGTCTTTTTGCTGCCATCCAGTTTCCATCCGGAAAGGGTCTTTTGGGTCCATCTCGGCGTCAATCTGCCCGTTCGCCTGTGCGGCGACCAGCAGGCCGCCTCCGCGCAAACCCATGATTTCCTTCATATTGGCCCGCGACCCGCCGCGAAGCGGTGGGACCGAGCATGCGAAGCGTGCAAAGAAAAATCCTCATTTCAGGATGGGAACCGGGTTGCAGCGGGAAATCATTTCCGGATGGACACCACCGAGAAAACGCCCAGGCTCGACGCCCGGCCCACCAAACTCTCCAACCGGAAGAAACCAGGCGAAAAGAGCCCTCTGCCGCCGGCCGGTCCGATCACCCGCCCGTCCCGCATCGGTTCGTCCGACCCGCTTTATAGCACAAGATCCTGA
- the yjdF gene encoding conserved hypothetical protein; putative inner membrane protein (Evidence 4 : Unknown function but conserved in other organisms; Product type m : membrane component): MHSRREPLVLAAVTLGALIVSGIRPFDRGTWILEVLPVLLGGAILIATYDSFRLSTFLYRLLTLHALILILGGHYTYARVPLGFWVQDLFELSRNHYDRLGHLAQGFIPAILTREVLLRRSPLRPGKWLFFLACCVCLAFSAFYELLEWWAALAFGQGAEAFLGTQGDLWDTQWDMFLALLGALAALAGLSRVHDRALLKLRESPGTGGASTGKSVP; the protein is encoded by the coding sequence GTGCACTCGAGACGTGAACCGCTTGTGCTCGCAGCGGTCACGCTCGGGGCGCTGATCGTTTCGGGCATTCGCCCATTTGACCGGGGGACCTGGATCCTCGAGGTGCTCCCTGTTCTTCTCGGCGGGGCGATTCTGATCGCCACCTATGATTCGTTCAGGTTGAGTACGTTTCTATACCGTCTGCTGACGCTGCATGCACTGATCCTGATTCTCGGCGGCCATTACACGTATGCGAGGGTTCCATTGGGGTTCTGGGTCCAGGATCTTTTCGAGCTGAGCCGCAATCACTACGATCGGCTGGGACACCTTGCACAGGGCTTCATTCCGGCTATTCTCACACGGGAGGTCCTGCTTCGCCGGTCGCCGTTGAGGCCTGGAAAATGGCTGTTCTTTTTGGCATGCTGTGTCTGTCTCGCGTTCAGCGCTTTCTATGAGCTTCTGGAGTGGTGGGCGGCGTTGGCGTTCGGTCAGGGTGCAGAGGCCTTTTTGGGAACCCAGGGAGACCTATGGGATACCCAGTGGGATATGTTTTTGGCCTTGCTTGGTGCGCTGGCGGCCCTAGCAGGGCTTTCACGCGTGCACGACCGCGCCCTCCTGAAGTTGAGGGAATCGCCGGGGACAGGCGGTGCATCGACCGGTAAGAGTGTTCCTTGA
- a CDS encoding conserved hypothetical protein (Evidence 4 : Unknown function but conserved in other organisms): MVNFINTAPIYDVWQRTVHRPEWRITEAAPATLNRLLSGGQLDVAFVSSHEYAVRPEFYKVLPGLSISSTGPVGSVFLFADVLPGELNGRLVYLSSKSQTSAALVKVILEQFHGVHPRYRTGDILDLRGEREPVAGVMAIGDEALQLAQGGTSGVRIDLGEEWHRRTGLPFVFALWVVRESFSAEHPECVSEIRSELMRCAAKGREELEEISRRVAPRIPMSSAACRRYLRKIEYDLEEEKRRALDLFFRYLIERGEGRPEALPVRYFEVD; this comes from the coding sequence ATGGTCAACTTCATCAATACGGCCCCCATCTACGATGTCTGGCAGCGGACCGTGCACCGTCCGGAGTGGCGGATTACGGAGGCGGCGCCTGCGACGCTCAATCGTCTGCTGAGTGGGGGGCAATTGGATGTCGCTTTCGTTTCCTCCCACGAATACGCGGTTCGTCCAGAGTTCTACAAGGTCCTGCCGGGCCTTTCCATCAGTTCGACTGGGCCCGTCGGCAGCGTGTTCCTCTTTGCGGATGTTCTGCCCGGGGAACTGAACGGGCGGCTGGTTTACCTGAGCTCCAAAAGCCAGACCTCCGCGGCCCTCGTCAAAGTGATTCTGGAGCAGTTCCATGGGGTTCATCCGCGCTACCGGACCGGTGACATTCTGGATCTGAGGGGTGAACGGGAGCCGGTGGCAGGCGTGATGGCGATTGGTGACGAGGCCTTGCAACTGGCCCAGGGCGGAACGTCGGGGGTGCGGATCGACCTGGGTGAGGAATGGCATCGGAGAACGGGTCTGCCCTTCGTATTCGCCCTCTGGGTGGTTCGCGAGTCCTTCAGTGCGGAGCATCCGGAGTGCGTGTCGGAGATCCGCTCGGAACTGATGCGCTGCGCGGCGAAGGGCAGGGAGGAGCTGGAGGAGATCAGCCGGAGGGTCGCGCCGCGCATCCCCATGTCCTCGGCAGCCTGCCGCCGCTACCTTCGGAAGATCGAATACGATCTGGAAGAGGAGAAGCGGCGGGCTCTCGATTTGTTCTTCCGCTATCTGATCGAACGCGGCGAAGGGCGGCCCGAGGCCCTTCCCGTGAGGTATTTCGAGGTTGATTGA
- a CDS encoding Integration host factor subunit alpha (modular protein): MTLTKSDLTGKLAERGFTRKKAAVFVDRVLEIVKSTLAKGEDLLISGFGKFEVRDKGPRKGRNPATGNGIELEARRVVVFRPSPRLREKINGDGGKGGGRQAVEQIVPEVVYVCDVCGERHCICRKER, from the coding sequence GTGACACTCACCAAATCCGATTTGACAGGGAAGCTGGCGGAGCGGGGGTTTACCCGGAAAAAGGCGGCCGTTTTCGTTGACCGTGTGCTTGAGATCGTCAAGTCCACCCTGGCCAAAGGTGAAGACCTCCTGATCTCGGGCTTCGGCAAGTTCGAGGTGAGAGACAAGGGGCCGCGCAAGGGCCGGAATCCGGCGACCGGAAATGGAATCGAGCTGGAGGCCCGGCGGGTCGTGGTCTTCAGACCTTCGCCGCGTCTCAGGGAAAAGATCAACGGCGACGGCGGAAAGGGCGGTGGACGCCAGGCCGTTGAACAGATCGTTCCAGAGGTCGTCTATGTATGCGATGTCTGCGGAGAGCGGCACTGCATCTGCCGAAAGGAGCGCTGA
- a CDS encoding hypothetical protein (Evidence 5 : Unknown function) — protein sequence MRCLRRAALHLPKGALILPGRGGMTERRGIPLFFSLHPGERPVHEGLSSTRTRCFCIAEREGGSGRF from the coding sequence ATGCGATGTCTGCGGAGAGCGGCACTGCATCTGCCGAAAGGAGCGCTGATCCTGCCCGGCAGGGGCGGCATGACCGAACGGCGCGGCATCCCGCTCTTTTTCAGCTTGCATCCAGGCGAGCGTCCGGTTCATGAAGGGTTGTCGAGCACGCGCACTCGATGCTTCTGTATCGCTGAAAGGGAGGGTGGCTCGGGCCGGTTTTGA
- a CDS encoding conserved hypothetical protein (Evidence 4 : Unknown function but conserved in other organisms) produces MADSPASIEALQAEVLSVKGHCSAGHRQGDRFSIGCYDSGGLCGFFYHDIFPTLSVMQFGGRYPWASGDEMVVECPDRENAVTLRIVRG; encoded by the coding sequence ATGGCGGACAGTCCGGCTTCGATCGAGGCTCTCCAGGCGGAGGTCCTCTCCGTCAAGGGGCACTGCAGCGCAGGGCACCGGCAGGGAGACCGTTTTTCGATAGGCTGCTACGACAGCGGCGGCTTGTGCGGTTTTTTCTACCACGATATTTTCCCTACCTTGAGCGTCATGCAGTTCGGGGGTCGTTATCCCTGGGCATCAGGGGATGAAATGGTGGTGGAATGCCCCGACAGGGAAAACGCCGTGACCTTGAGGATCGTTCGAGGGTGA
- a CDS encoding Transcriptional regulator containing an HTH domain fused to a Zn-ribbon, translated as MPSMQRNEDVGHGAEEVRETIRQRIIDLLCAGEMSAIEISQELHIAEKEVYAHLPHVARSVERLGKKLVIRAFRCLKCGYVFKDRQRFTRPGRCPRCKGTHLERPLYVIE; from the coding sequence ATGCCTTCGATGCAGAGGAATGAAGACGTAGGGCACGGTGCAGAAGAGGTTCGGGAGACTATCCGGCAGAGGATCATCGACCTTCTCTGCGCCGGCGAAATGAGCGCGATCGAGATCTCGCAGGAGTTGCACATCGCCGAAAAGGAGGTCTACGCCCACCTGCCGCATGTCGCCAGAAGCGTCGAACGCCTGGGGAAGAAACTCGTCATTCGGGCGTTCCGCTGCCTCAAATGCGGATATGTGTTCAAGGACAGACAGCGTTTCACGCGTCCCGGCCGCTGCCCCCGCTGCAAGGGGACGCATCTCGAAAGACCCCTCTATGTTATCGAGTGA
- a CDS encoding hypothetical protein (Evidence 5 : Unknown function), with product MGGGPPRTQRGMLPMMKVSEKGLVTRRCIERRLEAANRVGRLFPGGLTRDLTTSAVLFTVGPAPFGAFRDDPCLILNKRSQRVKQPGDLCFPGGRTAPRLDCWLSKVLQLPLSPLTRWPGWPAWRRERPREARRLALLLATGLRESFEEMRLNPFGVSFLGPLPSHSLEIFQRVIYPMVGWVGWQKRFRPNWEVEKVVCIPLRHLLQNSRYACYRVEMQGLEAVRPGKLVEDFPCFVHEDGGQRELLWGATYRIVMLFLEVVFNYSPPPERVLPVIHGVLKGSYFSALPSQG from the coding sequence TTGGGCGGAGGTCCGCCCCGCACGCAGCGCGGTATGCTGCCTATGATGAAGGTGTCTGAAAAGGGGTTGGTCACGCGGCGGTGCATCGAAAGGCGGCTCGAGGCGGCGAATCGAGTGGGGCGGCTTTTCCCGGGAGGGCTCACCAGAGACCTCACCACGTCCGCCGTGCTGTTCACAGTGGGGCCGGCCCCGTTCGGGGCCTTCCGAGACGATCCTTGCCTCATCCTGAACAAACGGTCACAGCGGGTCAAACAGCCCGGGGACCTATGCTTCCCCGGCGGACGGACCGCTCCGCGCCTGGACTGCTGGCTTTCGAAGGTGCTGCAGCTGCCGCTCTCCCCCCTCACCCGCTGGCCGGGTTGGCCGGCCTGGCGCCGGGAGCGACCGCGCGAGGCGCGCCGCCTCGCACTGCTCTTGGCCACAGGTCTGAGGGAGAGCTTCGAAGAAATGCGCCTGAACCCGTTTGGAGTGTCATTTTTAGGCCCGCTGCCTTCGCACTCCCTCGAGATCTTTCAGCGGGTCATATACCCGATGGTCGGGTGGGTCGGTTGGCAGAAGCGTTTCCGGCCCAATTGGGAGGTGGAAAAGGTGGTGTGCATTCCCCTTCGACACCTGCTCCAAAACAGCCGCTACGCCTGTTACCGTGTCGAGATGCAGGGGCTCGAGGCCGTCCGGCCCGGAAAGCTTGTGGAGGATTTTCCCTGCTTCGTGCATGAGGACGGCGGGCAAAGGGAGCTTCTCTGGGGGGCAACCTACCGCATCGTCATGCTTTTTCTCGAGGTGGTGTTCAATTATTCTCCGCCCCCGGAGCGGGTTCTCCCGGTCATCCACGGCGTATTGAAAGGTTCCTACTTTTCGGCCCTGCCTTCGCAGGGGTAG
- a CDS encoding hypothetical protein (Evidence 5 : Unknown function), producing the protein MGPGPAGMALFLGAFCSVRGTAGLKPGAAPAGALSAWAYAEEGVERCAPEEADRCVGGRLQSGSAETSMP; encoded by the coding sequence ATGGGCCCAGGCCCAGCGGGGATGGCGCTTTTCCTCGGGGCTTTTTGCAGCGTTCGTGGAACGGCGGGATTGAAGCCGGGCGCGGCGCCGGCGGGGGCTCTGTCGGCTTGGGCGTATGCAGAGGAAGGAGTCGAACGATGTGCGCCCGAAGAAGCCGATCGATGTGTGGGCGGTCGTCTGCAATCTGGCAGCGCTGAAACGTCCATGCCCTGA
- a CDS encoding ABC-type transporter, periplasmic subunit family 3, which translates to MRGFKVVVVMLCVMLSGACAQFNQGTAAVPGVASHLDRIAARGELVVGMSGNQPPLNFISKSGELMGLEVDLAKQMADAMGVNLRTQSMAFADLLPALESGRVDLVLSGMTITPARNMKSMFVGPYFLSGKAILTREQTLADIRNPSEMNRPNLKIVALRGSTSQALVEDEIPDAKLSLAQDYDEGVQQLIRGEADIFIADYPICIISVFRYPDEGLISLITPMTFEPLGIGLPAGDPLYANWMENFLMLLDGSGELEELTNRWFGESSWLEDLP; encoded by the coding sequence ATGAGGGGATTCAAGGTTGTCGTGGTGATGTTGTGCGTGATGCTGTCGGGTGCCTGTGCGCAGTTCAATCAGGGAACAGCTGCCGTTCCGGGGGTGGCTTCGCATCTGGATCGGATCGCCGCCCGCGGGGAGCTGGTGGTGGGGATGTCCGGGAACCAGCCGCCGTTGAATTTCATCAGCAAGAGCGGTGAGTTGATGGGGCTCGAAGTGGATCTTGCGAAGCAGATGGCGGACGCCATGGGTGTCAATCTGCGCACCCAGAGCATGGCCTTTGCAGATCTGCTCCCTGCGCTCGAGTCCGGCAGGGTGGACCTGGTGCTTTCCGGTATGACCATCACTCCGGCGCGCAACATGAAGAGCATGTTCGTCGGACCTTACTTCCTTTCGGGAAAGGCGATCCTCACCCGGGAGCAGACCTTGGCCGACATCAGGAATCCCTCCGAAATGAACCGTCCGAATTTGAAAATCGTTGCGCTGAGGGGGTCTACGAGCCAGGCGCTCGTCGAGGATGAGATCCCCGATGCGAAGCTCTCGCTCGCCCAGGATTACGACGAGGGTGTCCAACAGCTCATCAGGGGCGAAGCCGACATCTTCATCGCCGATTATCCGATCTGCATCATCTCGGTTTTCCGCTATCCCGACGAAGGGCTCATCTCGCTGATCACGCCGATGACCTTCGAACCGTTGGGGATCGGACTTCCGGCCGGCGATCCGCTTTATGCGAACTGGATGGAGAATTTTCTGATGCTGCTGGACGGCAGCGGTGAACTGGAGGAACTCACGAACCGTTGGTTCGGAGAGTCGTCCTGGCTGGAAGACCTTCCCTGA
- a CDS encoding exported hypothetical protein (Evidence 5 : Unknown function), translating to MRLVLRPFRLEGCSFALSTTGTVIAFFYSLEKGLTGPLGHASRGSEPVAKTAVLTGSAVPSSLRWAPFSPWHAN from the coding sequence ATGCGTCTCGTCCTCCGCCCCTTCCGTCTCGAGGGTTGCTCCTTCGCGCTCTCTACGACCGGCACTGTCATCGCTTTTTTTTACAGCCTGGAAAAGGGTTTGACAGGACCACTCGGCCACGCGTCCCGAGGAAGCGAACCGGTGGCGAAAACGGCTGTCCTGACGGGCTCGGCCGTGCCGTCCAGCCTGCGCTGGGCGCCCTTTTCCCCCTGGCACGCTAATTGA
- a CDS encoding hypothetical protein (Evidence 5 : Unknown function), whose product MSSERRYPWRRRLPLDVLSFRAGRLPVGLQGDEPQAGTQDIRESCKGCGGVLLQAGRPLRRLLQCRYRRDAEYIAIALTGIHGFYESFSQSRVLRGFHPERVFFAHLGVNLPVCLYGGLEVASVQTLDFIDIGKKPHFRIGNPVVPGNHFRGRTLKGHFRGRAAGGLRALRVGGLKPLRTGGGIYDGR is encoded by the coding sequence TTGTCCTCGGAGCGGCGCTATCCGTGGAGAAGGCGCCTCCCGCTGGATGTCCTGTCGTTTCGCGCTGGCCGTCTTCCCGTGGGTTTGCAGGGGGATGAACCGCAGGCCGGAACCCAGGACATTCGAGAGAGCTGTAAAGGATGCGGAGGCGTTCTTCTTCAGGCGGGGAGACCCTTGCGCCGGTTGCTTCAATGCCGATACAGGAGGGATGCGGAGTATATCGCTATCGCGCTGACGGGAATTCATGGATTTTACGAAAGCTTTTCGCAGTCTCGAGTCCTGAGAGGTTTCCATCCGGAAAGGGTCTTTTTTGCCCATCTCGGCGTCAATCTGCCCGTATGCTTGTACGGCGGCCTGGAGGTCGCTTCCGTGCAAACGTTGGATTTCATTGATATTGGCAAAAAACCTCATTTCCGGATTGGAAACCCGGTCGTACCGGGGAATCATTTCCGCGGACGGACACTGAAAGGTCATTTCCGGGGTCGCGCCGCAGGCGGTCTTCGGGCTCTCCGCGTGGGCGGTCTGAAACCCCTGCGGACAGGAGGAGGAATCTATGACGGAAGATAA
- a CDS encoding Sodium/sulphate symporter: MTEDKKKPSGYDKFINWKLFSLPLGLLLIMLIIPTPKSMLDVGVEYAFGPKYVEELFAGELFNQKPADLEQWQIQMVRMMEANLQKSSFSQKSFLSRTEKWCRENGVSTTKKHFDQVMQFASQITPEAFRALMDRGYKLRTEELTFDRLDEKDQAKALKAGFHVKAAVGIVLFVVLCFVTEAMPLPMVSLSIGVIALMTGIVTRKNVASLYWSDATWFIMGSLMFAAAFVKTGVDKRIAMMMFGKLKNPDIKWVTLIIVVIIAPLTMFMSDHALAAMFLPIGIMLYTTSTTATGKDDPELAKMLMITIAMACNLGGSLAPSGAARNIIMMNYAEDMFGLSIGFGQWCVYCIPFLIFLIPVCWVVLNWRFKPAVTNLGAAFAVVKEETARVGGGKWTREQVIALVIFLAMLFCWITEKNLLLQWTGIDFGIGVLAVMGAIAYILSGVVNWRDFQTKVDWGVVWLYAGAIIFGRVLVETGGAYWIARTLLQVTEPLGVTHGIGLLLTGNVITGLITQIMADGPACAAVGPVTLAMAGIVHPGTAMIPFMAMGTAIASSFAYCLVIGTPPNAIVYASGYLEAKDFLRVGVILWITNMIGLALMGVTYWAWMGWPGLKPF, from the coding sequence ATGACGGAAGATAAAAAGAAGCCTTCGGGCTACGATAAATTCATCAATTGGAAGCTGTTCAGTCTGCCTTTGGGGCTGCTGTTGATCATGTTGATCATTCCAACCCCGAAGAGCATGCTGGACGTGGGCGTCGAGTACGCGTTCGGGCCTAAATACGTGGAGGAGCTGTTCGCCGGGGAGCTTTTCAACCAGAAGCCGGCCGACCTCGAGCAGTGGCAGATCCAGATGGTCCGGATGATGGAGGCAAATCTGCAGAAGTCGTCCTTCAGCCAAAAGTCCTTTCTCAGCCGGACAGAGAAGTGGTGCCGGGAGAACGGCGTTTCCACCACGAAGAAACATTTCGACCAGGTCATGCAATTCGCGTCCCAGATAACCCCGGAGGCGTTCCGCGCCCTGATGGACCGCGGCTACAAGCTGAGGACCGAGGAGCTGACCTTCGATCGGCTCGACGAGAAGGACCAGGCGAAGGCCTTGAAAGCGGGCTTTCACGTGAAAGCCGCGGTGGGGATTGTTCTCTTTGTGGTCCTGTGCTTCGTGACCGAGGCCATGCCGCTCCCCATGGTGTCGCTTTCGATCGGTGTGATCGCCCTCATGACGGGCATCGTGACGCGCAAAAACGTCGCCTCGCTCTACTGGTCGGACGCGACCTGGTTCATCATGGGGAGCCTCATGTTCGCAGCCGCGTTCGTCAAGACCGGTGTGGACAAACGCATCGCCATGATGATGTTCGGCAAGCTCAAGAACCCGGACATCAAGTGGGTGACGCTCATCATCGTGGTGATCATCGCGCCGCTCACCATGTTCATGTCCGACCACGCTCTGGCGGCGATGTTCCTCCCGATCGGCATCATGCTCTACACGACCTCGACGACCGCGACGGGGAAGGACGACCCGGAACTCGCCAAGATGCTCATGATCACCATCGCCATGGCCTGCAACCTCGGAGGCTCCCTCGCCCCCTCGGGCGCTGCGCGCAACATCATCATGATGAACTATGCCGAGGACATGTTCGGCCTTTCCATCGGTTTCGGGCAATGGTGCGTCTACTGCATCCCGTTTCTGATCTTTCTCATCCCCGTCTGCTGGGTGGTGTTGAACTGGCGGTTCAAGCCCGCCGTGACCAACCTGGGTGCGGCCTTTGCCGTCGTCAAGGAGGAGACGGCCAGGGTGGGGGGCGGAAAATGGACGCGTGAGCAGGTCATCGCCCTGGTGATCTTCCTTGCCATGCTTTTCTGCTGGATCACCGAGAAAAACCTTCTGCTCCAGTGGACCGGCATCGACTTCGGGATCGGCGTCCTGGCCGTCATGGGAGCGATCGCCTACATCCTGTCGGGCGTAGTCAACTGGCGCGACTTCCAGACCAAGGTCGACTGGGGGGTCGTCTGGCTGTATGCCGGCGCCATCATCTTCGGGCGCGTGCTCGTGGAGACCGGAGGCGCCTACTGGATCGCCCGCACGCTGCTGCAGGTGACCGAGCCGCTGGGGGTCACGCACGGAATCGGTCTGCTCCTGACCGGGAATGTCATCACCGGCCTGATCACCCAGATCATGGCCGACGGCCCGGCCTGCGCCGCCGTGGGTCCGGTGACCCTGGCCATGGCCGGCATTGTGCACCCGGGGACCGCGATGATCCCCTTCATGGCGATGGGGACCGCCATCGCCTCGTCCTTCGCCTATTGTCTGGTGATCGGCACGCCCCCCAACGCGATTGTCTATGCCAGCGGGTATCTGGAGGCCAAGGACTTTTTGAGGGTGGGCGTCATCCTGTGGATCACCAACATGATCGGCCTGGCCCTGATGGGCGTTACGTATTGGGCGTGGATGGGATGGCCCGGGTTGAAACCGTTCTGA
- a CDS encoding Response regulator protein modulated with CBS domain pair: protein MNRTIKVLMVDDEDQFRATTKKLLTRKGFETIVAASGEEAIEQLQKNPDVVVLDIKMPGMDGHAALKEIRKRAPNLPVIMLTGHGALPSAKEARKEGAFDYLTKPCDIDVLAAKIGDAVRSVEKGGPPAEKTVKDIMVPFGNYTTVTTEQTVGEAVEALRESYGASLSTSRIMETGHRSVLVLDRGGEVQGVLTIKDLLEAIMPAYLSAPRPSTADSIQYSPLFWKGMFTIEVKKLVKKRVQEVMSRRPSTIDAEANLMEASYAMAGTGERRLLVMDGKKAVGVVREQDLFFEMERIQRS, encoded by the coding sequence ATGAATCGCACAATCAAGGTTCTGATGGTGGACGACGAGGATCAGTTCCGCGCCACCACGAAAAAACTGCTGACCCGCAAGGGCTTCGAAACGATCGTGGCCGCGTCCGGCGAGGAGGCGATCGAACAGCTGCAGAAAAATCCGGACGTGGTCGTCCTCGATATCAAGATGCCCGGCATGGATGGTCATGCCGCCCTGAAGGAGATCCGGAAGCGCGCCCCCAACCTGCCGGTGATCATGCTGACGGGGCATGGGGCACTCCCCTCGGCGAAGGAGGCCCGGAAGGAGGGCGCGTTCGACTACCTGACCAAGCCCTGTGACATCGACGTCCTGGCGGCCAAGATCGGCGATGCCGTCCGGTCGGTCGAAAAGGGCGGCCCGCCGGCGGAAAAGACGGTCAAGGACATCATGGTGCCCTTCGGGAACTATACGACGGTGACGACCGAGCAGACTGTCGGGGAGGCCGTCGAGGCCCTTCGAGAGAGCTACGGCGCTAGCCTGTCCACAAGCCGCATCATGGAGACGGGGCACCGCTCCGTCCTGGTTCTCGACCGGGGGGGCGAGGTACAGGGGGTCCTCACGATCAAGGACCTGCTGGAGGCGATCATGCCGGCCTATCTCAGTGCGCCGAGGCCTTCGACGGCGGACAGCATCCAGTACTCGCCTCTGTTTTGGAAGGGGATGTTCACGATCGAGGTCAAAAAGCTCGTCAAGAAGCGGGTCCAGGAGGTCATGTCCCGGAGACCCTCGACCATCGATGCGGAGGCGAACCTGATGGAGGCATCCTACGCGATGGCGGGGACGGGCGAGCGGCGGCTCCTCGTGATGGATGGGAAAAAGGCGGTGGGCGTCGTCCGTGAACAGGACCTGTTCTTCGAGATGGAGCGGATTCAGCGCTCTTGA
- a CDS encoding hypothetical protein (Evidence 5 : Unknown function): protein MTTDNYKEADLIELHDAGIILQRDGSDPRLGWGEFDLHGDSYLVDDEDIGTFLGALGIDYDRGVRIYKARTRVGAGQPLEGTEFPRRIATLLARPEGPRLLWIKAELCLENEAGEEERRWQEITYSGAWSVWWGSPGPQGAEEERGPA, encoded by the coding sequence TTGACTACGGATAATTACAAGGAAGCCGATCTGATCGAGCTGCACGATGCGGGCATCATTCTTCAGCGCGACGGCTCCGACCCGCGCCTCGGATGGGGGGAGTTCGATCTGCACGGCGACTCCTACCTCGTCGACGACGAGGATATCGGCACGTTTCTGGGTGCATTGGGGATCGACTATGACCGAGGTGTTCGCATCTACAAGGCACGCACCCGGGTAGGGGCCGGTCAACCGCTCGAAGGGACGGAGTTTCCCCGGCGTATCGCCACGCTCCTCGCAAGGCCCGAAGGCCCGAGGCTCCTCTGGATCAAGGCCGAGCTGTGCCTGGAAAACGAAGCCGGCGAAGAAGAGCGCCGATGGCAGGAGATCACCTACTCGGGGGCCTGGTCGGTCTGGTGGGGGTCGCCCGGTCCACAGGGCGCCGAGGAGGAGAGAGGGCCGGCTTGA